Proteins encoded by one window of Emticicia oligotrophica DSM 17448:
- a CDS encoding endonuclease/exonuclease/phosphatase family protein has product MQLIKKIVKHFLFFLNILLATYTLLVYQLSYSVSIKHWLAGFMMLSMPFVLVGNIIFMVIWAIRKSYRSLLSLCLLLIGFPFILRSVTWHNIESRDTRAGISFMSYNMMWCDAFTYIEQHDTLNSINLMKKAVSIDADIKCLQEFYNWDGIPNFKTLKKFRGTHKYYTYVHSTPGNDHGQGTIGLVIFSKYPIIGKQEKYWSVNHNGLLSADIVIKKDTIRVINVQLHSMGVRVQKVIDAKENKDLVKKEAKTIYHQLKYGFEDRAIQVKELENWIKESPYPVFVCGDFNELPYGFAYGKIRNYLNNGFEDAGRGFGFTYHYKPGFIRIDNIFYDSKKFEIKRFKTFSETPYSDHFPIWGEFVMKK; this is encoded by the coding sequence ATGCAGTTGATTAAAAAGATAGTAAAGCATTTTTTATTTTTTCTAAATATCCTACTAGCCACATATACTTTGTTAGTGTATCAACTCAGCTATTCAGTAAGTATAAAACATTGGTTAGCTGGCTTTATGATGTTATCTATGCCTTTTGTACTGGTTGGTAATATCATTTTTATGGTCATCTGGGCTATTCGCAAATCCTATCGTTCGCTTCTATCTCTTTGCCTTTTACTTATTGGCTTCCCATTTATACTCCGAAGTGTGACTTGGCACAATATTGAAAGTCGTGATACAAGAGCGGGTATATCATTCATGAGTTATAATATGATGTGGTGTGATGCTTTTACTTACATTGAGCAACATGATACCCTCAATTCAATCAATCTCATGAAAAAAGCAGTATCTATTGATGCTGACATCAAATGTTTACAGGAATTTTATAATTGGGATGGCATTCCAAACTTTAAAACTTTAAAAAAATTTAGAGGAACACATAAATATTATACTTACGTTCACTCTACCCCTGGTAATGACCACGGACAGGGAACAATTGGATTAGTCATTTTCTCGAAATATCCGATTATTGGAAAGCAAGAGAAATATTGGTCAGTTAACCATAATGGCCTACTTTCGGCCGATATAGTTATCAAAAAAGATACAATTAGAGTAATTAATGTGCAACTTCACTCAATGGGTGTTAGAGTACAGAAAGTAATAGATGCTAAAGAAAACAAAGATTTGGTAAAAAAAGAGGCTAAAACAATTTATCATCAACTAAAATATGGATTTGAAGATAGAGCCATTCAAGTCAAGGAATTAGAAAATTGGATAAAAGAAAGTCCATATCCAGTATTTGTTTGTGGTGATTTTAACGAACTTCCTTATGGTTTTGCCTACGGAAAAATAAGAAATTACCTAAATAATGGTTTTGAAGATGCTGGACGAGGATTTGGATTCACTTACCATTATAAGCCAGGTTTTATTAGAATTGATAATATTTTTTATGATAGTAAGAAGTTTGAAATAAAACGATTCAAAACTTTTTCAGAAACACCCTATTCCGACCACTTCCCTATTTGGGGTGAATTTGTGATGAAGAAGTGA
- the dprA gene encoding DNA-processing protein DprA, protein MEKIYQIALSNVEGVGSVFFRQLISYCGSAENVFKAKTDKLLKIPGVGKTIIEGLKRKEILKEAEQILQKSENQQVVIFFSTDKNYPFRLKPLYDAPAVLYYRGNADLNHFRSLGIVGTRQATDYGRKTTEDLVEQSKPYNPLIISGLAYGIDITAHKAAIEYNLPTIAVMASGIDVIYPNQHEKYIEQILNHGGIISEHPFGKQPIRNMFLARNRIIAGLSDVSIVIESASKGGAMVTAEFANNYHREVFAIPGTLSNKFSEGCNQLIKQNKAHIYTNINDIVESLNWDLTENNDNQPIKESLLDLSTFTDEEGQVIAILRTKGEMHIDELSWQTQIPINRLASLLLNLEFQGIIKTMPGKKFGLK, encoded by the coding sequence ATGGAAAAAATTTATCAGATTGCTCTATCAAACGTAGAGGGAGTAGGAAGTGTATTCTTTCGACAACTAATTAGCTACTGTGGTTCTGCGGAAAATGTTTTTAAAGCTAAAACTGATAAATTATTGAAAATTCCGGGTGTTGGAAAAACCATCATTGAGGGACTTAAAAGAAAAGAAATCTTAAAAGAAGCAGAACAAATTCTTCAAAAATCTGAAAATCAACAAGTTGTAATATTCTTTTCAACCGATAAAAACTATCCTTTTCGATTAAAACCGCTCTACGATGCACCTGCAGTATTATACTACCGAGGTAATGCTGATTTGAATCATTTTCGTTCCTTAGGAATTGTCGGAACAAGACAAGCAACCGACTATGGAAGAAAAACCACAGAAGATTTAGTTGAGCAATCCAAACCATATAATCCTCTTATAATTAGTGGCTTAGCCTATGGAATTGACATTACTGCCCATAAGGCTGCTATTGAATATAATCTTCCTACGATAGCGGTAATGGCAAGCGGAATTGATGTTATTTACCCAAATCAGCACGAAAAATATATTGAACAAATACTCAATCATGGTGGTATAATTTCTGAACATCCATTTGGTAAACAGCCAATCCGCAATATGTTTTTGGCACGAAATAGAATTATAGCAGGTTTAAGCGATGTATCAATTGTGATTGAATCTGCTAGTAAAGGAGGTGCAATGGTAACTGCTGAATTTGCGAATAATTATCACAGAGAAGTTTTTGCTATTCCGGGCACACTTTCGAATAAGTTTTCTGAAGGATGTAATCAACTCATTAAACAAAATAAAGCCCATATTTATACTAACATTAATGATATAGTTGAATCTCTCAATTGGGATTTAACCGAAAACAATGATAATCAACCGATTAAAGAATCATTGCTCGATTTAAGTACTTTTACCGACGAAGAAGGGCAAGTTATAGCAATCCTAAGAACAAAAGGCGAAATGCATATCGACGAGTTAAGTTGGCAAACGCAAATTCCAATTAACCGTTTGGCTTCTCTCCTTCTAAATCTAGAATTTCAAGGAATAATCAAGACTATGCCAGGCAAGAAATTTGGATTGAAATAA
- a CDS encoding alpha/beta fold hydrolase, which yields MKSRLKLLSVFIATSIVSVSCFQKWILTDKELREHYAEKRSKPLFHVIENDSIKLHFVTFGADTAQPVLFIHGAPGSWDGYLNLLDDSLLQNSFHLISVDRPGYGKSQKRPKKKTYTLEEQANAIILALKSNHSNKKAIIVGRSYGAPVAAKLAAKYPDKIEKIILLSPAIDPDTEKFWWFSKFGKIFLVRWFLPERMNTATDEKYAHIKELKILKNDWKKIQSDVTVMAGGKDWIVDTTNFSFAKKMLIGKNAKFIFIPESGHLISSSRPDLVKKEIFK from the coding sequence GTGAAATCTCGGCTAAAATTATTATCTGTTTTCATTGCCACAAGCATTGTATCGGTTTCTTGTTTTCAGAAATGGATACTTACTGATAAAGAACTTCGTGAGCATTATGCAGAAAAACGCTCAAAACCACTTTTTCATGTTATTGAAAACGACTCTATTAAACTCCATTTTGTAACCTTTGGTGCTGATACGGCTCAACCAGTCCTATTTATTCATGGTGCACCTGGTTCATGGGACGGCTACCTCAATTTGCTAGATGATAGTTTACTTCAAAATTCTTTTCATTTAATTTCTGTTGACCGACCAGGCTATGGAAAGTCGCAGAAAAGACCGAAGAAAAAAACATATACTCTCGAAGAGCAAGCAAATGCAATTATTTTAGCCCTAAAAAGTAATCATTCTAATAAAAAAGCCATTATCGTAGGTAGGTCATATGGAGCTCCAGTTGCGGCAAAACTTGCGGCAAAATATCCAGATAAAATTGAAAAAATAATACTTTTATCACCTGCCATTGACCCTGACACTGAAAAATTTTGGTGGTTTTCAAAGTTTGGCAAAATATTTTTAGTCCGGTGGTTTTTACCAGAACGAATGAATACTGCTACTGATGAAAAATACGCTCATATAAAGGAGTTGAAAATACTTAAAAATGATTGGAAAAAAATTCAATCAGATGTTACTGTTATGGCTGGTGGAAAAGATTGGATTGTTGACACTACAAATTTTTCTTTTGCAAAGAAGATGCTTATCGGAAAAAATGCTAAATTTATATTTATTCCAGAATCAGGTCATTTAATTTCAAGTTCCAGACCTGATTTGGTAAAAAAAGAAATTTTCAAGTAG
- a CDS encoding amidohydrolase → MKQLFILCSLVSVSVFAQSPKEKMLASIGKKESYYGGIAKQIWNYAEVGYQEVKSSNLLQETLSKEGFKIEKGVAGIPTAFTASFGEGKPIIGILGEFDALPGLSQDSTAEQKNIGGIAGHACGHHLFGTASAAAAIAIKDYMKANNIKGTLRFYGTPAEEGGSGKVYMVREGLFNDVDAVLHWHPGASNSASFGTSLANKSGKFRFYGVSAHAAASPEKGRSALDGVEAMDHMVNMLREHVPSDTRIHYVITNGGKAPNVVPDFAEVYYYARSPRRTDVMDVWSRIEKAAQGAALGTGTRVEWELTGGTYELLANETLAKVMHANLSKVGGLTYTNEEKSFAEKISKSLGAESVKFEDATGVKPLTAEKGGGGSTDVGDVSWTVPTVGLTTATWVPGTPAHSWQAVAAGGMSIGRKGMINAAKTLALTATDLFENPQILKDAKTEFEKARGPKEFKYEAMVGNRKPALDYRK, encoded by the coding sequence ATGAAGCAACTCTTTATTTTGTGCTCATTAGTTAGTGTGAGTGTTTTTGCTCAGTCTCCTAAAGAAAAAATGCTCGCAAGCATTGGAAAAAAAGAAAGCTACTATGGCGGTATTGCCAAACAAATTTGGAACTATGCCGAAGTAGGTTATCAAGAGGTAAAAAGTTCAAATTTATTACAGGAAACCCTCAGCAAAGAAGGCTTCAAAATCGAAAAAGGAGTTGCAGGTATTCCTACTGCTTTCACAGCTTCATTCGGTGAAGGTAAACCAATTATTGGAATTTTGGGCGAATTTGATGCTCTACCGGGGCTATCTCAAGATTCAACTGCTGAACAAAAAAACATCGGTGGTATTGCGGGACACGCTTGTGGGCATCATTTATTTGGTACAGCTTCGGCTGCCGCAGCTATTGCAATCAAAGACTACATGAAAGCCAATAATATTAAAGGAACTTTACGTTTTTACGGCACCCCTGCCGAAGAAGGTGGTTCTGGAAAAGTTTACATGGTTCGTGAAGGACTTTTCAATGATGTAGATGCTGTTTTACATTGGCATCCTGGTGCTTCTAATAGTGCAAGTTTTGGCACCTCTTTGGCGAATAAATCAGGAAAGTTTCGCTTTTATGGCGTGTCAGCTCATGCTGCGGCATCTCCTGAAAAAGGGCGTTCGGCATTAGATGGCGTAGAAGCAATGGACCACATGGTGAATATGCTTCGCGAACACGTACCTTCAGATACCCGAATTCATTATGTAATCACGAATGGTGGGAAAGCTCCAAATGTGGTTCCTGATTTTGCCGAAGTATATTATTATGCTCGTAGCCCAAGACGTACAGATGTTATGGATGTATGGTCAAGAATTGAAAAAGCTGCTCAAGGTGCAGCCTTAGGAACTGGTACAAGAGTTGAATGGGAATTAACTGGAGGTACTTATGAACTTTTAGCAAACGAAACGCTGGCTAAAGTTATGCACGCAAACCTTTCAAAAGTAGGTGGCTTAACCTACACCAACGAAGAGAAGAGCTTCGCAGAAAAAATTAGTAAAAGTTTAGGTGCAGAAAGCGTTAAGTTTGAAGATGCAACGGGGGTAAAACCACTTACTGCTGAAAAAGGTGGTGGCGGTTCAACTGATGTTGGAGATGTAAGCTGGACAGTACCAACTGTAGGCCTTACAACTGCCACTTGGGTTCCAGGAACACCCGCACACAGTTGGCAAGCTGTAGCAGCAGGAGGCATGAGTATTGGTAGAAAAGGAATGATAAATGCTGCTAAAACTTTAGCATTAACGGCAACTGACCTTTTCGAAAATCCTCAAATTTTGAAAGACGCAAAAACTGAATTCGAAAAAGCTCGTGGGCCTAAAGAATTCAAGTATGAAGCAATGGTTGGCAATAGAAAACCAGCATTAGACTATAGAAAATAA
- a CDS encoding sulfite exporter TauE/SafE family protein has product MFYSAFIMGLVGSLHCVGMCGPIAMMLPADTSARWKFIFGRFLYNGGRLMTYAVLGIFVGFIGESTTYFVSQKTLSIVLGALILIGVFIPKSWQQKISLNHFVFRFTNKIKSGLSKLFKSHSFLTQFSFGVLNGLLPCGLVYAALSGAFLTETLTDGMFFMLLFGLGTLPMMLGISLGATWLRKTFALKLPKLIPITYSLLALWLIVRGLVISFPHIIKQNIDLSNIPFCH; this is encoded by the coding sequence ATGTTTTATTCGGCATTCATAATGGGGCTTGTTGGTAGTTTACACTGCGTAGGTATGTGTGGGCCAATCGCTATGATGTTGCCAGCTGATACTTCTGCACGATGGAAATTCATCTTTGGTAGATTTTTATACAACGGAGGTCGCTTAATGACATACGCAGTATTAGGTATTTTTGTTGGCTTTATCGGTGAAAGTACTACTTATTTTGTATCACAAAAGACACTTTCGATAGTTTTAGGTGCATTGATTTTAATAGGTGTTTTTATTCCTAAAAGTTGGCAACAAAAAATAAGTTTGAATCATTTTGTATTTCGATTTACAAATAAAATCAAATCGGGTTTATCAAAATTATTTAAGAGCCATTCATTCTTAACTCAGTTTTCGTTTGGTGTATTGAATGGATTACTACCTTGTGGATTGGTTTATGCTGCCTTAAGTGGGGCATTTCTAACCGAAACACTTACCGACGGGATGTTTTTTATGCTTTTATTCGGATTAGGTACGCTACCAATGATGTTGGGGATTAGTTTAGGAGCTACTTGGCTGAGAAAAACCTTTGCTTTGAAACTACCAAAACTTATTCCGATTACTTATTCTTTATTAGCATTATGGTTGATAGTAAGGGGCTTAGTTATATCGTTTCCACATATTATTAAGCAGAATATTGATTTATCCAATATTCCGTTTTGTCATTAG
- a CDS encoding FixH family protein, translating into MNWGKSIAIVYLGFVGFMGFLVWNCLQQDDIHLVSKDYYQKELDYQENIDKMNNTNQLSSDLKLNYQTDKQLISLDFPKESLGANGEVNFYRPSDARKDFAVKLNILQSEQQTIPVNKLERGLWVVKVSWNKEGKGYYKEEKIKL; encoded by the coding sequence ATGAACTGGGGAAAAAGCATTGCCATCGTCTACTTAGGGTTTGTAGGTTTTATGGGTTTTTTGGTTTGGAATTGTCTCCAACAAGATGATATACATTTGGTAAGTAAAGATTATTATCAGAAAGAGTTAGATTATCAAGAAAATATAGATAAGATGAATAATACTAACCAACTTTCATCTGATTTAAAACTTAATTACCAAACTGATAAACAGCTAATTAGCTTAGATTTTCCTAAAGAATCGCTTGGGGCTAATGGTGAGGTTAATTTTTACCGCCCATCAGATGCTCGCAAAGATTTTGCTGTAAAGTTGAATATATTGCAGTCTGAGCAGCAAACTATTCCTGTAAATAAGCTTGAGCGTGGTCTTTGGGTTGTGAAAGTTTCTTGGAATAAAGAAGGAAAAGGCTACTACAAAGAGGAAAAAATAAAATTATAA
- the ccoG gene encoding cytochrome c oxidase accessory protein CcoG — MDTSAPNISDFYDEEYRDTIATVDKSGKRIWLHPKKPKGSFHNKRIIATIIFLAIFFSVPFIKISGQPLLMMNIFERKFVIFGQPFFPQDFVLFGLGMITFFVFVILFTVVYGRFWCGWACPQTVFLEMIFRKIEYWIEGDARQQQKLDSGPWTAEKIRKKTLKHFIYILFSIIIAHFTMAYIIGIEETLHIVTVSPAEHWSGFVGIVVFTALFYFVFTRLREQVCIAICPYGRLQGVLMGRSTMAIMYDFIRGEPRGKLTKNQDKNLTQAPKHGDCIDCALCVQVCPTGIDIRNGTQLECVNCTACIDACDEVMIKVNKPTGLIKYASQESIEKRTPFKMSVRAYAYSVVLLLLIGVEAALLLNRSKVETTIMRVPGQLYQEQPNGIISNLYNVQFINKTTKPIELTLKVADNKGVIRVQGGKLKVPMEGRTDAVFFLDMPKVKVTEIKTPLKIEVYSEGELLETIKTNFLGPAQ, encoded by the coding sequence ATGGACACTTCAGCACCCAACATTTCAGACTTTTATGATGAAGAATATCGTGACACCATAGCCACGGTTGACAAAAGTGGAAAAAGAATTTGGTTACATCCAAAGAAACCAAAAGGGAGTTTTCACAATAAGAGAATCATCGCAACTATCATTTTTCTTGCCATTTTCTTCTCGGTTCCTTTTATCAAAATCAGTGGGCAACCATTGTTAATGATGAATATTTTTGAAAGAAAGTTTGTCATTTTTGGTCAACCTTTCTTCCCTCAAGATTTTGTGTTGTTTGGTTTAGGGATGATTACATTTTTTGTATTTGTCATCTTATTTACAGTAGTTTATGGTCGTTTTTGGTGCGGATGGGCTTGTCCACAAACAGTATTTTTGGAAATGATTTTCCGTAAAATTGAATACTGGATTGAAGGCGATGCTCGCCAACAACAAAAGCTAGATAGCGGCCCATGGACTGCCGAAAAGATTCGAAAAAAGACACTTAAGCATTTTATATATATACTTTTTTCGATAATTATTGCCCATTTTACAATGGCTTACATTATCGGAATTGAAGAAACACTTCATATAGTTACAGTTTCACCGGCCGAGCACTGGTCTGGTTTTGTTGGAATTGTAGTATTTACTGCTCTTTTTTACTTTGTATTTACACGTCTTCGTGAGCAAGTTTGTATCGCTATTTGTCCCTACGGCCGTTTGCAAGGAGTTTTAATGGGAAGAAGCACAATGGCAATTATGTATGATTTTATTAGAGGAGAGCCAAGAGGAAAACTCACTAAAAATCAAGATAAGAACCTCACGCAAGCTCCTAAACACGGTGATTGCATTGATTGTGCGTTGTGTGTACAAGTTTGTCCAACCGGTATTGACATTAGAAATGGTACTCAGCTTGAATGTGTAAATTGTACTGCTTGTATAGATGCTTGTGATGAAGTAATGATAAAAGTTAACAAACCTACTGGTTTGATTAAGTATGCTTCTCAAGAAAGTATCGAAAAACGTACGCCTTTCAAGATGTCTGTTCGTGCTTATGCCTATTCAGTTGTATTATTATTATTGATTGGGGTAGAAGCTGCCTTATTGCTCAATCGTTCGAAAGTCGAGACTACGATTATGCGTGTGCCAGGACAGTTGTATCAAGAACAACCTAATGGAATAATTAGTAATTTGTATAATGTTCAGTTTATCAATAAAACGACTAAGCCTATTGAGTTGACACTCAAAGTAGCAGATAACAAGGGAGTTATTAGGGTGCAAGGAGGAAAGCTAAAAGTGCCAATGGAAGGACGCACCGATGCGGTATTCTTTTTAGATATGCCGAAAGTTAAAGTCACAGAAATAAAAACACCTTTGAAAATTGAAGTTTACAGTGAGGGCGAATTGCTCGAAACTATTAAAACCAATTTCTTGGGACCAGCACAATAA